The following coding sequences lie in one Constrictibacter sp. MBR-5 genomic window:
- the tmk gene encoding dTMP kinase, with product MTRGAVSDAGETRGFFVTLEGGEGAGKSTQALLLKEWLEASGRRTLVTREPGGSAQGEALRSLLITGAAERWDPISETLLHFAARREHLRATIRPALAQGRWVVCDRFADSTMAYQHFGQGVAADFIEGLYDTVVGSEGPALTLVLDLDPELGFARIAARTGDGGRYEEMDRAFHRRVHEGFRTIAEGAPERCIVISADADVWTVQARLRAAIEARLGPIANG from the coding sequence TTGACGCGGGGCGCCGTATCGGACGCCGGAGAGACGCGCGGTTTCTTCGTCACGCTCGAAGGCGGGGAGGGGGCCGGCAAATCGACGCAGGCGCTCCTGCTGAAGGAATGGCTGGAGGCCAGTGGCCGCCGGACGCTGGTGACCCGAGAGCCCGGCGGTTCTGCACAGGGCGAGGCACTGCGCAGCCTCCTGATCACCGGTGCCGCGGAGCGCTGGGACCCGATCTCGGAGACGCTCCTGCATTTCGCTGCACGGCGAGAGCATTTGCGCGCAACCATCCGTCCGGCGCTGGCGCAGGGCAGGTGGGTCGTGTGCGATCGGTTCGCCGACTCCACGATGGCCTACCAGCATTTCGGCCAGGGCGTCGCAGCCGACTTCATCGAGGGGCTGTATGACACGGTGGTCGGGTCGGAGGGGCCGGCCCTGACGCTGGTTCTCGATCTGGATCCGGAACTCGGCTTCGCCCGGATCGCCGCACGGACCGGAGACGGCGGGCGCTACGAGGAGATGGACCGGGCCTTTCATCGTCGGGTGCACGAGGGCTTCCGGACGATCGCCGAAGGCGCGCCGGAGCGATGTATCGTCATCTCGGCCGACGCCGACGTCTGGACGGTCCAGGCTCGGCTCCGCGCCGCAATCGAGGCGCGGCTGGGACCGATCGCGAATGGCTGA
- a CDS encoding enoyl-CoA hydratase/isomerase family protein has product MNRETVLCDVRDHIALVTMNQPPVNAQNRQFHEDMMAVFDEISDRADVRVAVLTGAGKCFSAGADIKGRAGKTMEPGEAWAHNRRARECFHSIMECKKPVIAAVNGPALGAGLAVAASCDILVVSETALLGLPEIDVGLLGGGRHAMRLFGHSRTRRMMLTGYRVPGPELYRLGVAEACVPPDQLIETAMGFAREIASKSPVAVRLAKQALNTIEEMSLRDGYRYEQNMTVELGGHADSQEAMRAFSEKREPKFTGQ; this is encoded by the coding sequence ATGAACCGCGAAACCGTGCTCTGCGACGTCCGTGATCACATCGCGCTCGTCACCATGAACCAGCCGCCCGTCAACGCGCAGAACCGGCAGTTCCACGAAGACATGATGGCCGTCTTCGACGAGATCAGTGATCGGGCAGATGTGCGGGTCGCCGTCCTGACCGGAGCCGGCAAGTGCTTCTCCGCGGGGGCCGACATCAAGGGCCGCGCCGGCAAGACCATGGAGCCGGGCGAGGCGTGGGCGCACAACCGCCGTGCCCGCGAGTGCTTCCATTCGATCATGGAATGCAAGAAGCCGGTCATCGCGGCCGTCAACGGTCCGGCACTCGGGGCCGGCCTGGCGGTTGCGGCCTCCTGCGATATCCTTGTGGTGTCCGAGACGGCACTCTTGGGTCTGCCCGAGATCGATGTCGGGCTTCTCGGCGGCGGCCGGCATGCGATGCGGCTGTTCGGGCACTCGCGCACGCGGCGCATGATGCTCACCGGCTATCGGGTGCCGGGACCCGAACTCTACCGGTTGGGCGTCGCCGAGGCGTGCGTGCCGCCGGACCAGTTGATCGAGACGGCGATGGGCTTTGCGCGGGAGATCGCGTCGAAGAGCCCGGTGGCCGTCCGTCTGGCAAAGCAGGCGCTGAACACGATCGAGGAGATGAGCCTGCGCGACGGCTATCGCTACGAGCAGAACATGACGGTGGAACTCGGCGGACACGCCGATTCCCAGGAAGCCATGCGGGCGTTCTCCGAAAAGCGCGAGCCGAAGTTCACGGGACAGTGA
- a CDS encoding D-alanyl-D-alanine carboxypeptidase family protein — protein MVRFFRGAIAALLVVVHASFAYGEVAMETIAKHAILIDLKTHTVLFEKAADELTPPASMSKLMTAYMLFDRIKQGRLSMEDTFTVSEKAWRMGGSKMFVEVNSRVKVEDLIRGIVIQSGNDACVVVAEGLYGTEEAFASAATRRAKELGMTNTTIRNASGWPNPEHLTTVRDLATLAQHLIEDFPEYYHFYSEQEFTYNNIKQGNRNPLLYKDMGVDGLKTGHTEDSGYGLTASAERDGRRLVLVVNGLKSVNERSRETERLLQWGFREFGAFDLFKAGETVEAAPAWLGEVPTVPLVLESDLSVSLKRHLRDDMKVSVSYSSPITTPIKKGTPVGTLRVTAPGLTPIERPLVAGTDVDQLGMFGRLFAAVRYLVVGIDS, from the coding sequence ATGGTTCGTTTCTTTCGCGGCGCCATTGCCGCCCTTCTGGTCGTCGTCCATGCATCCTTCGCCTACGGCGAGGTGGCGATGGAGACGATTGCCAAGCACGCCATTCTGATCGACCTGAAGACGCACACGGTCCTGTTCGAAAAGGCGGCGGACGAACTCACGCCACCGGCGTCGATGAGCAAGCTGATGACGGCCTACATGCTCTTCGACCGCATCAAGCAAGGGCGTCTGTCGATGGAGGACACCTTCACCGTCAGCGAAAAGGCTTGGCGGATGGGTGGGTCGAAGATGTTCGTCGAGGTGAACAGCCGGGTGAAGGTCGAAGATCTCATCCGCGGGATCGTCATCCAGTCGGGCAACGATGCCTGCGTCGTCGTCGCCGAAGGTCTCTACGGGACGGAGGAGGCGTTTGCCAGTGCCGCGACCCGCAGGGCGAAAGAACTCGGCATGACCAACACGACCATCCGGAACGCATCCGGCTGGCCCAATCCTGAACATCTGACGACGGTGCGGGATCTCGCGACGCTCGCGCAGCACCTGATCGAGGATTTTCCTGAGTATTATCATTTCTACTCCGAACAGGAGTTCACCTATAACAACATCAAGCAGGGCAACCGGAATCCACTGCTCTACAAGGACATGGGCGTCGACGGTCTGAAGACCGGCCACACCGAGGATTCCGGCTACGGCCTCACCGCATCGGCCGAGCGTGACGGGCGGCGCCTGGTGCTGGTCGTCAACGGCCTGAAGAGCGTCAACGAACGATCGCGCGAAACCGAGCGGCTCCTGCAGTGGGGCTTCCGCGAGTTCGGCGCCTTCGATCTCTTCAAGGCCGGTGAAACCGTCGAAGCGGCGCCCGCCTGGCTCGGCGAGGTGCCGACGGTGCCGTTGGTGCTCGAGAGCGACCTGTCGGTTTCGCTGAAGCGCCACCTGCGCGACGACATGAAGGTCTCCGTCAGCTACTCGAGCCCGATCACCACGCCCATCAAGAAGGGCACGCCGGTCGGGACGCTGCGCGTGACGGCGCCCGGCTTGACGCCGATCGAGCGCCCGCTCGTCGCCGGAACCGATGTCGACCAACTCGGCATGTTCGGGCGACTGTTTGCCGCCGTGCGCTATCTCGTGGTCGGAATCGACAGTTGA
- a CDS encoding TatD family hydrolase: MLVDSHCHLDFDEFSGELDEVVARANAAGVGVMVTICTRLTALDNVLAISERYPSVWCAVGIHPHNVAEQGVPTVERLVEIASHPRVVGIGETGLDYFYDRSPREQQKESFRVHIEAARRTGLPFIVHTRDAEEDTAAVLTEAMADGPVPGLLHCFSASAHLAEIAVKLGMYVSLSGILTFRTAETIRDAVRDVVPVDRLLVETDAPFLAPVPKRGKRNEPALVRHTAAAAAQLKGMSEEAFAKASTDNFFRIFSKVARPAAA, from the coding sequence ATGCTGGTCGACAGTCACTGCCATCTGGATTTCGACGAGTTCTCAGGGGAACTCGACGAGGTCGTGGCGCGGGCGAACGCCGCCGGCGTCGGGGTCATGGTCACGATCTGCACCCGCCTGACGGCATTGGACAACGTTCTCGCCATTTCGGAGCGCTATCCGAGTGTCTGGTGTGCCGTCGGCATCCATCCGCACAACGTGGCGGAGCAGGGCGTGCCGACCGTCGAGCGCCTCGTCGAGATCGCGTCGCACCCACGCGTCGTCGGCATCGGCGAGACCGGCCTCGACTATTTCTACGATCGGAGCCCGCGCGAGCAGCAGAAGGAGAGCTTCCGGGTCCATATCGAGGCGGCGCGGCGGACCGGGCTACCGTTCATCGTTCATACGCGCGATGCCGAAGAGGACACCGCGGCGGTTCTCACGGAGGCGATGGCCGACGGGCCGGTCCCGGGCCTGCTGCACTGCTTCAGTGCGTCGGCGCATCTTGCTGAGATCGCCGTCAAATTGGGAATGTACGTTTCGCTCTCCGGCATCCTGACATTCCGGACGGCGGAGACCATCCGAGACGCCGTCCGTGACGTGGTCCCGGTCGACCGGCTTCTGGTCGAAACGGACGCGCCATTCCTGGCGCCGGTACCGAAGCGCGGCAAGCGCAACGAACCGGCGCTGGTCCGGCATACCGCGGCGGCTGCGGCACAGCTCAAGGGCATGTCCGAGGAAGCGTTCGCAAAGGCTTCCACCGACAACTTTTTTCGGATCTTCAGCAAGGTCGCGAGGCCGGCGGCGGCATGA
- a CDS encoding M23 family metallopeptidase, with amino-acid sequence MAAAAVLAAALLGTRGGAQAADGSGGPSLSIPIACAIGDDCWAFQYFDHDPSPGARDYACGARSYDGHTGTDFALRDAAQIEKGVRVVAAAPGTVRAVRDGMADRLFEPGDSAALKGKDCGNGVAVTHGGGWETQYCHLRRGSIRVRPGQAVDAGDTLGTVGLSGRTQFPHVELVVRHEGKAIDPFTGPVPATGCGSNAKSLWNAGARAALDYSPVDILAVGVTGTMPSAEKAKAGTLAASALPAGSPLLAAWATLVGVREGDILRLSLTAPDGSVVVSKEDRLRRTQIFYFSFVGDRARSPWPPGDYVARAELVRAGAGAELRRTGETVVRVR; translated from the coding sequence GTGGCAGCCGCGGCCGTCTTGGCGGCAGCCCTCCTGGGGACGCGCGGCGGCGCCCAAGCCGCCGACGGCAGCGGCGGACCGTCATTGTCGATTCCGATCGCATGCGCGATTGGCGACGACTGCTGGGCCTTCCAGTATTTCGACCACGATCCGAGCCCTGGCGCGCGGGACTATGCCTGCGGCGCAAGGAGCTACGACGGACATACGGGCACCGATTTCGCCCTGCGGGATGCAGCCCAGATCGAGAAGGGGGTGCGGGTAGTCGCCGCGGCGCCGGGCACCGTGCGGGCGGTGCGCGACGGCATGGCCGACCGGCTCTTCGAGCCCGGCGACAGCGCGGCCCTGAAGGGCAAGGATTGCGGCAACGGGGTCGCCGTCACGCATGGCGGCGGCTGGGAAACGCAGTACTGCCATCTGCGCCGGGGGAGCATTCGCGTCAGGCCGGGGCAGGCGGTCGATGCCGGCGACACGCTCGGAACGGTCGGCCTGTCCGGCCGCACGCAGTTTCCGCATGTGGAACTGGTGGTCCGGCACGAGGGCAAGGCGATCGATCCATTCACCGGTCCAGTACCCGCGACCGGATGCGGATCGAACGCGAAGTCGCTGTGGAACGCGGGGGCCCGGGCTGCGCTCGACTATTCGCCCGTCGATATCCTCGCGGTCGGCGTGACCGGGACGATGCCGTCCGCAGAGAAGGCGAAGGCGGGCACGCTCGCGGCCTCGGCTCTGCCGGCGGGTTCGCCGCTACTGGCGGCATGGGCGACGCTGGTCGGCGTGAGGGAGGGAGACATCCTGCGTCTCTCGCTGACGGCCCCGGACGGCAGCGTAGTCGTGTCCAAGGAGGACAGGCTGCGTCGGACGCAGATCTTCTACTTCAGCTTCGTTGGAGACAGGGCGCGCAGTCCCTGGCCGCCGGGGGATTATGTCGCGCGCGCTGAGTTGGTCCGTGCGGGAGCCGGTGCAGAGCTGCGACGCACCGGCGAGACGGTGGTGCGGGTCCGCTGA
- a CDS encoding septal ring lytic transglycosylase RlpA family protein, whose amino-acid sequence MSGMRVAILPGVAAMALLVGCSGAGGPRSGANGGAWNSGSSIATSSYEERGSYKVGRPYRVFGVWYTPKENFAHSEVGVASWYGADFNGMPTANGEKYDMYALTAAHPTLQLPSIARVTNLENGRAVVVRINDRGPFANSRAIDLSYAAAEALGFARQGTTQVRIDVMPEESRKVAELARDGADVETQMAALGDAVRGQQRGAVSTVASDDAVIRAASYAPAVQDSNLYIQAGAFVQRDNAVRLSAALSRFGKTRIDTVAAGGRNLHRVRLGPLSDVAAADSTLSSLQRNGYSLAQIVVE is encoded by the coding sequence ATGAGCGGTATGCGCGTGGCCATTCTCCCCGGTGTCGCTGCGATGGCGTTGCTGGTCGGGTGCAGCGGGGCCGGCGGCCCGCGATCGGGAGCGAACGGCGGCGCCTGGAATTCCGGCTCGTCCATCGCGACGTCATCTTACGAGGAACGCGGGTCCTACAAGGTCGGGCGGCCCTACCGCGTGTTCGGGGTCTGGTACACGCCGAAAGAGAATTTCGCCCATTCCGAGGTCGGGGTCGCCTCCTGGTATGGCGCCGACTTCAACGGGATGCCCACTGCGAACGGCGAGAAGTACGACATGTACGCGCTGACCGCAGCCCACCCGACGCTGCAGCTTCCGAGCATCGCCAGGGTGACCAACCTGGAGAACGGTCGCGCCGTGGTCGTCAGGATCAACGACCGTGGCCCCTTTGCGAACAGCCGTGCGATCGACCTCTCCTATGCCGCAGCGGAAGCGCTCGGCTTCGCCCGACAGGGAACGACGCAGGTCCGGATCGACGTGATGCCCGAGGAAAGCCGCAAAGTGGCTGAACTCGCGCGCGACGGCGCCGATGTCGAGACGCAGATGGCGGCGCTCGGCGACGCGGTGCGTGGGCAGCAACGCGGCGCGGTCTCGACGGTGGCGAGCGACGATGCGGTGATTCGCGCAGCCAGCTATGCGCCGGCCGTCCAGGATTCGAACCTCTACATCCAGGCGGGCGCGTTCGTGCAGCGCGACAATGCGGTCCGCCTCAGCGCGGCGCTCTCACGATTCGGCAAGACCCGCATCGACACCGTGGCGGCAGGCGGACGCAATCTGCATCGGGTGAGGCTGGGGCCACTGTCCGATGTCGCAGCAGCAGATTCTACGCTTTCGTCATTGCAGCGGAACGGCTACTCGTTGGCGCAGATTGTGGTCGAGTAG
- a CDS encoding DNA polymerase III subunit delta', with amino-acid sequence MADGTEEKWSPRRTAVLIGHGAAEATLLQAWAGGRPHHAWLISGPRGIGKATLAYRFARFLLSNPKPAGADVPETLAVTADSALFNRIAAGGHSDLLTVERGVDAKGKVRSGIAVEDVRRITEFLHRTAFEGGWRVVIVDCADDLNRNGANALLKILEEPPRNAMLLLVCHSPGTLPPTIRSRCRRLTLQPLDAEATCAVIGTHRPDIGVDDAATLARISEGRPGYALALAEQGGLQLFRDLIALCGTLPDLDIPKAHAMAERFAGPNGAGAFEVFQALFRWWLARLVRVGGAEAPAHPGEPLDLVAGEAALVARLGSAANLDRWLELWEKTGRLFDRGDALNLDRRQVVLNALLALRTAVRPPRAVAVR; translated from the coding sequence ATGGCTGACGGCACCGAGGAGAAGTGGTCGCCCCGGCGCACCGCCGTCCTCATCGGCCACGGCGCGGCGGAGGCGACCCTGCTCCAGGCTTGGGCAGGCGGGCGTCCGCATCACGCCTGGCTGATCTCGGGCCCTCGCGGCATCGGCAAGGCCACGCTCGCCTATCGCTTCGCACGGTTCCTGCTTTCCAATCCCAAACCGGCCGGTGCCGATGTACCGGAGACGCTGGCTGTCACCGCGGACTCTGCCCTGTTCAACCGCATTGCTGCCGGCGGCCATTCCGACCTGCTCACCGTCGAGCGCGGGGTCGATGCGAAGGGCAAGGTGCGGTCGGGGATCGCGGTCGAGGATGTACGGCGGATCACCGAATTCCTCCATCGGACCGCCTTCGAGGGCGGATGGCGCGTGGTCATCGTCGATTGCGCCGATGATCTCAACCGGAACGGCGCGAACGCGCTCCTCAAGATTCTCGAGGAGCCGCCGCGCAACGCTATGCTTCTGCTGGTCTGCCACAGTCCCGGAACGCTGCCGCCGACCATACGATCCCGCTGTCGGCGGCTGACGCTGCAGCCGCTGGACGCGGAGGCGACCTGCGCCGTGATCGGCACCCATCGTCCGGACATCGGAGTGGATGACGCCGCGACACTGGCGCGGATCTCCGAAGGGCGGCCGGGTTACGCACTGGCTCTCGCCGAACAGGGCGGTCTTCAGCTGTTTCGCGATCTGATCGCGCTCTGCGGCACGCTTCCCGATCTCGACATCCCGAAGGCGCACGCCATGGCGGAGCGCTTCGCGGGGCCGAACGGGGCAGGGGCTTTCGAGGTATTCCAGGCGCTCTTCCGCTGGTGGCTGGCCCGGCTGGTCAGGGTCGGTGGCGCCGAAGCGCCGGCGCACCCCGGTGAGCCGCTGGACCTGGTTGCCGGCGAGGCGGCCCTCGTCGCCCGACTGGGTTCGGCCGCCAACCTTGATCGCTGGCTCGAGCTATGGGAGAAGACCGGCCGCCTCTTCGATCGCGGCGACGCTCTGAATCTCGACCGCAGGCAGGTGGTGCTCAACGCCCTACTGGCCCTTCGGACCGCCGTTCGTCCGCCCAGAGCCGTTGCTGTACGCTGA
- the metG gene encoding methionine--tRNA ligase, with amino-acid sequence MPGAKPYYITTPIYYVNDDPHIGHAYTTLACDVLARFKRLDGYDVRFLTGTDEHGQKVEKAAEKAGVDPQSFTDRVSGNFRALAKAWGFTNDDFIRTTEERHVRAAQALWTTLVERGEIYLDTYAGWYAVRDEAFYGESELRDGPAGKKIAPSGAEVEWVEEPSYFFRLSAWQDRLLKLYEDNPDFIAPQSRRNEVMSFVRGGLQDLSVSRTSFSWGIPVPGDEKHVMYVWLDALTNYITAVGYPDIASADYTKLWPADLHMVGKDILRFHAVYWPAFLMGAGLEPPKRVFAHGWWTNEGQKISKSLGNVIDPYDLVRRYGLDQVRYFMLREVPFGNDGDFSHRSMVQRMNSELANDYGNLVQRVLSMIARNCSGLVPEPGPLTGEDEELLGAVADLLPKLRTIMDAQLFHEALEAVWVVVRAANGYVDRQAPWTLRKTDEPRMRTVLYVLAETIRNLALYTLPVMPTASDAILDQVGVDQEQRSFAAVGQGGRLVPGAALPKPAGVFPRFVEEADAGA; translated from the coding sequence ATGCCCGGGGCAAAGCCCTACTACATCACGACCCCGATCTACTATGTGAACGACGATCCGCACATCGGGCACGCCTACACGACGCTCGCCTGCGACGTGCTGGCGCGCTTCAAGCGCCTCGACGGTTACGACGTGCGCTTTCTGACGGGGACCGACGAGCACGGCCAGAAAGTGGAGAAGGCGGCGGAGAAGGCCGGCGTCGACCCGCAGTCCTTCACGGACCGCGTGTCGGGGAACTTCCGCGCCCTGGCCAAGGCGTGGGGCTTCACGAACGACGATTTCATCCGGACCACCGAGGAACGGCACGTCCGCGCGGCGCAGGCGCTGTGGACGACGCTCGTCGAGCGCGGCGAGATCTATCTCGACACCTATGCGGGCTGGTACGCGGTGCGCGACGAGGCCTTCTATGGCGAGAGCGAACTGCGCGACGGCCCGGCGGGCAAGAAGATCGCCCCGAGCGGCGCCGAGGTCGAATGGGTGGAAGAGCCGAGCTATTTCTTCCGCCTCTCGGCCTGGCAGGATCGCCTGCTGAAACTCTACGAGGACAACCCCGACTTCATCGCACCGCAGAGCCGGCGCAACGAGGTGATGAGCTTCGTCCGCGGCGGCCTGCAGGATCTGTCCGTCTCGCGGACCAGTTTCTCCTGGGGCATTCCGGTGCCCGGGGACGAGAAGCACGTGATGTACGTGTGGCTCGACGCCCTCACCAACTACATCACCGCCGTCGGCTATCCCGATATCGCTTCGGCGGACTACACGAAGCTGTGGCCGGCCGATCTTCACATGGTCGGCAAGGACATCCTGCGCTTTCACGCCGTCTACTGGCCGGCCTTTCTGATGGGCGCTGGGCTGGAGCCGCCGAAGCGCGTGTTCGCGCACGGCTGGTGGACCAACGAAGGCCAGAAGATCTCGAAGTCGCTCGGCAATGTGATCGATCCGTACGACCTCGTCCGCCGCTACGGTCTCGACCAGGTGCGCTACTTCATGCTGCGCGAGGTTCCCTTCGGCAATGACGGGGACTTCTCGCACCGCTCGATGGTGCAGCGCATGAACAGCGAACTGGCGAACGACTACGGCAACCTGGTCCAGCGCGTGCTGTCCATGATCGCACGCAACTGCAGCGGCCTGGTACCGGAGCCGGGGCCGCTGACCGGCGAAGACGAAGAACTGCTCGGCGCCGTGGCGGACCTGCTGCCGAAGCTGCGTACCATCATGGACGCTCAGCTGTTCCACGAGGCTCTCGAGGCCGTCTGGGTCGTGGTGCGCGCGGCGAACGGCTATGTCGATCGCCAGGCGCCCTGGACGCTGCGCAAGACCGACGAGCCCCGCATGCGCACCGTTCTCTATGTCCTCGCGGAGACCATCCGCAATCTCGCCCTCTATACGCTGCCGGTCATGCCCACCGCCTCGGATGCGATCCTGGATCAGGTCGGGGTCGACCAGGAGCAGCGCAGTTTCGCGGCCGTGGGGCAGGGCGGGCGATTGGTACCCGGCGCGGCGCTGCCGAAGCCCGCCGGCGTGTTTCCGCGCTTCGTCGAGGAGGCGGACGCGGGCGCATGA